From one Malus sylvestris chromosome 1, drMalSylv7.2, whole genome shotgun sequence genomic stretch:
- the LOC126631227 gene encoding protein DA1-related 2-like isoform X2 — MVASGVNQLSHPCISGEFVSSYVERKSRFMKWLSKLFRSRPSRGEAAAGSNRNPQLIGDENMLSRALPRSLDDRSRAQKEKEELDHAIALSLAEDLKKPSRHRWQTEKDEELARSLQEGPIPPFYPPYAQAPPPYYPYGQQRICGVCKHEIQFGNYLACMGIFFHPQCFCCRSCGQPIVENEFSLSGKDPYHKSCFKELSHPKCEVCHQFIPTNRAGLIEYRCHPFWSQKYCPAHEHDNTTRCCSCERLESWDARYVSLGDGRSLCYECMESAIMDTGDCQPLYHSIRDYYEGMYMRLEQEIPMLLVERQALNEAIVGEKSGLHHMPETRGLCLSEEQTVTSILRRPRIGGYQFIGIRTQPQKLKRSCEVTAILVLYGLPRLLTGAILAHELMHGWLRLNGYRNLNPEVEEGICQVLSYMWLESEVMPRFKSMPSSSAFSPAASSSSFTFSSKKGGKSEVEHKLGEFFKHQIAHDSSPAYGGGFRAANAAVNKYGLRRTLDHIHHTGNFPV, encoded by the exons ATGGTTGCTTCAGGTGTCAACCAGCTTTCTCACCCTTGTATTTCTG GGGAGTTTGTTTCTTCATACGTAGAGAGGAAGTCACGCTTTATGAAATGGCTCAGTAAACTTTTCAGGAGTAGGCCTAGTCGTGGAGAAGCCGCTGCTGGTAGTAACCGGAATCCGCAGCTTATTGGTGATGAAAACATGCTTTCGCGGGCGCTACCTCGATCATTG GATGACCGCTCTAGAGCgcagaaggagaaagaggagtTAGACCATGCAATTGCACTGTCTCTGGCCGAAGATTTGAAAAAACCAAGCA GACATAGATGGCAGACAGAAAAGGATGAAGAGCTTGCTAGGTCGCTTCAGGAAGGTCCGATTCCACCTTTCTATCCTCCATATGCCCAAGCCCCTCCACCGTATTATCCCTATGGACAACAAAG AATATGTGGCGTTTGTAAACACGAGATACAGTTTGGCAACTACCTGGCGTGCATGGGGATCTTTTTTCATCCCCAGTGCTTCTGTTGCCGTTCTTGTGGCCAACCGATTGTTGAGAATGAG TTTTCTTTGTCAGGGAAGGATCCGTATCACAAGTCCTGCTTTAAAGAGCTGTCTCATCCCAAGTGTGAAGTTTGCCATCAATTT ATTCCAACGAATCGAGCTGGTTTGATCGAGTATAGATGCCATCCTTTTTGGTCACAGAAGTACTGTCCAGCACATGAACATGATAACACAACTCGTTGCTGCAGTTGTGAACGCTTAGAG TCTTGGGATGCAAGGTACGTTTCACTGGGGGACGGGCGGAGTCTATGCTACGAGTGCATGGAATCTGCTATCATGGACACCGGTGACTGTCAGCCATTGTATCACTCCATACGAGACTATTACGAAGGGATGTACATGAGATTGGAGCAGGAAATACCCATGCTTCTGGTCGAAAGACAAGCACTTAACGAAGCTATTGTAGGCGAAAAGAGT GGCCTCCATCACATGCCCGAGACGAGGGGTTTATGCCTTTCGGAAGAGCAGACTGTCACCAGT ATCCTCAGAAGGCCGAGAATCGGAGGGTATCAATTTATCGGAATAAGAACCCAACCTCAGAAATTGAAACGAAGTTGCGAAGTTACTGCCATTCTTGTTCTCTATGGTCTCCCAAG GTTACTGACTGGTGCCATTCTTGCCCATGAGTTGATGCACGGCTGGTTACGCCTCAATGGCTACCGGAATCTTAATCCCGAGGTAGAGGAAGGCATCTGCCAGGTGCTTTCATACATGTGGCTTGAGTCAGAAGTAATGCCGAGATTCAAAAGCATGCCATCTTCATCTGCATTTTCACCTGctgcttcctcttcctctttcaCGTTTTCCTCCAAAAAAGGTGGAAAATCGGAAGTTGAACACAAACTAGGGGAGTTTTTCAAGCACCAAATCGCCCACGATTCTTCACCTGCATACGGAGGAGGGTTTCGAGCAGCCAATGCAGCTGTGAATAAATATGGTTTGCGTCGCACATTGGATCACATTCACCACACCGGAAACTTCCCGGTGTAA
- the LOC126631227 gene encoding protein DA1-related 2-like isoform X1 codes for MVASGVNQLSHPCISGEFVSSYVERKSRFMKWLSKLFRSRPSRGEAAAGSNRNPQLIGDENMLSRALPRSLDDRSRAQKEKEELDHAIALSLAEDLKKPSSKFPFFKIRPPNTTLCARASFHNVVIQAYFLLQYSGHRWQTEKDEELARSLQEGPIPPFYPPYAQAPPPYYPYGQQRICGVCKHEIQFGNYLACMGIFFHPQCFCCRSCGQPIVENEFSLSGKDPYHKSCFKELSHPKCEVCHQFIPTNRAGLIEYRCHPFWSQKYCPAHEHDNTTRCCSCERLESWDARYVSLGDGRSLCYECMESAIMDTGDCQPLYHSIRDYYEGMYMRLEQEIPMLLVERQALNEAIVGEKSGLHHMPETRGLCLSEEQTVTSILRRPRIGGYQFIGIRTQPQKLKRSCEVTAILVLYGLPRLLTGAILAHELMHGWLRLNGYRNLNPEVEEGICQVLSYMWLESEVMPRFKSMPSSSAFSPAASSSSFTFSSKKGGKSEVEHKLGEFFKHQIAHDSSPAYGGGFRAANAAVNKYGLRRTLDHIHHTGNFPV; via the exons ATGGTTGCTTCAGGTGTCAACCAGCTTTCTCACCCTTGTATTTCTG GGGAGTTTGTTTCTTCATACGTAGAGAGGAAGTCACGCTTTATGAAATGGCTCAGTAAACTTTTCAGGAGTAGGCCTAGTCGTGGAGAAGCCGCTGCTGGTAGTAACCGGAATCCGCAGCTTATTGGTGATGAAAACATGCTTTCGCGGGCGCTACCTCGATCATTG GATGACCGCTCTAGAGCgcagaaggagaaagaggagtTAGACCATGCAATTGCACTGTCTCTGGCCGAAGATTTGAAAAAACCAAGCAGTAAGTTTCCATTCTTCAAGATCCGACCCCCGAATACTACACTCTGTGCGCGCGCGTCTTTTCACAATGTCGTTATTCAGGCATATTTTCTTTTGCAATATTCAGGACATAGATGGCAGACAGAAAAGGATGAAGAGCTTGCTAGGTCGCTTCAGGAAGGTCCGATTCCACCTTTCTATCCTCCATATGCCCAAGCCCCTCCACCGTATTATCCCTATGGACAACAAAG AATATGTGGCGTTTGTAAACACGAGATACAGTTTGGCAACTACCTGGCGTGCATGGGGATCTTTTTTCATCCCCAGTGCTTCTGTTGCCGTTCTTGTGGCCAACCGATTGTTGAGAATGAG TTTTCTTTGTCAGGGAAGGATCCGTATCACAAGTCCTGCTTTAAAGAGCTGTCTCATCCCAAGTGTGAAGTTTGCCATCAATTT ATTCCAACGAATCGAGCTGGTTTGATCGAGTATAGATGCCATCCTTTTTGGTCACAGAAGTACTGTCCAGCACATGAACATGATAACACAACTCGTTGCTGCAGTTGTGAACGCTTAGAG TCTTGGGATGCAAGGTACGTTTCACTGGGGGACGGGCGGAGTCTATGCTACGAGTGCATGGAATCTGCTATCATGGACACCGGTGACTGTCAGCCATTGTATCACTCCATACGAGACTATTACGAAGGGATGTACATGAGATTGGAGCAGGAAATACCCATGCTTCTGGTCGAAAGACAAGCACTTAACGAAGCTATTGTAGGCGAAAAGAGT GGCCTCCATCACATGCCCGAGACGAGGGGTTTATGCCTTTCGGAAGAGCAGACTGTCACCAGT ATCCTCAGAAGGCCGAGAATCGGAGGGTATCAATTTATCGGAATAAGAACCCAACCTCAGAAATTGAAACGAAGTTGCGAAGTTACTGCCATTCTTGTTCTCTATGGTCTCCCAAG GTTACTGACTGGTGCCATTCTTGCCCATGAGTTGATGCACGGCTGGTTACGCCTCAATGGCTACCGGAATCTTAATCCCGAGGTAGAGGAAGGCATCTGCCAGGTGCTTTCATACATGTGGCTTGAGTCAGAAGTAATGCCGAGATTCAAAAGCATGCCATCTTCATCTGCATTTTCACCTGctgcttcctcttcctctttcaCGTTTTCCTCCAAAAAAGGTGGAAAATCGGAAGTTGAACACAAACTAGGGGAGTTTTTCAAGCACCAAATCGCCCACGATTCTTCACCTGCATACGGAGGAGGGTTTCGAGCAGCCAATGCAGCTGTGAATAAATATGGTTTGCGTCGCACATTGGATCACATTCACCACACCGGAAACTTCCCGGTGTAA
- the LOC126631241 gene encoding uncharacterized protein LOC126631241 isoform X1: protein MQTEARVGVVVEGGQIALNTGHGGVAVEGGVRSLAQSLPQKQTKPLHQQQSQIGTVSQLLAGGVAGALSKTCTAPLARLTILFQVQGMHSDVATMRKASIWREASRIAGEEGFRAFWKGNLVTIAHRLPYSSVNFYSYEQYKKFLKNVPGLENHSDNLSTDLGVHFVGGGLAGITAASVTYPLDLVRTRLAAQTNVMYYKGIWHTLQTITRDEGIFGLYKGLGATLLGVGPSIAISFSVYETLRASWQSHRPEDSTVLVSLACGSLSGIASSTATFPLDLVRRRKQLEGAGGRARVYSTGLFGTFKHIFKTEGLRGLYRGILPEYYKVVPGVGICFMTYETLKMLLADVSAAI, encoded by the exons ATGCAGACGGAGGCGAGAGTTGGGGTGGTGGTGGAAGGAGGGCAGATTGCTCTGAATACCGGCCATGGAGGCGTGGCCGTCGAAGGCGGCGTGAGGTCGCTGGCGCAGTCGCTGCCGCAGAAACAGACGAAGCCGCTGCACCAACAGCAGTCTCAGATCGGTACGGTGTCACAGCTTCTCGCAGGAGGTGTCGCTGGCGCTCTCAGTAAGACTTGCACGGCGCCTCTTGCTCGGCTCACTATTCTCTTTCAG GTGCAAGGTATGCACTCAGATGTTGCAACGATGCGAAAAGCTAGCATATGGCGTGAGGCCTCCAGAATTGCTGGTGAAGAAGGATTTAGAGCTTTCTGGAAAGGAAATTTGGTGACAATTGCTCATCGTCTTCCATATTCTTCCGTCAATTTCTACTCATATGAGCAGTATAAAAAG TTCCTAAAAAATGTTCCTGGACTGGAAAATCATAGCGACAACTTGAGTACAGACCTTGGTGTGCATTTTGTGGGTGGAGGATTGGCCGGAATAACAGCTGCATCAGTCACATATCCTTTGGATCTTGTAAGGACACGCCTTGCAGCTCAG ACAAATGTGATGTACTACAAAGGAATTTGGCATACACTGCAAACTATTACCCGGGATGAGGGTATTTTTGGCCTCTATAAGGGACTCGGAGCAACCCTCTTG GGTGTTGGGCCCAGTATAGCTATCAGTTTTTCAGTTTATGAGACCTTGAGAGCTTCTTGGCAGTCGCATAG GCCTGAGGATTCTACTGTGTTGGTTAGTCTTGCTTGTGGGAGCCTTTCAGGAATTGCATCATCAACAG CAACCTTCCCATTGGATCTTGTGAGGCGACGGAAGCAGTTGGAAGGCGCTGGTGGCCGAGCTCGTGTCTACTCAACAGGCCTTTTTGGCACATTTAAGCACATCTTCAAAACAGAAGGGTTGCGTGGCTTATATAGAGGGATCCTCCCAGAATACTACAAGGTGGTACCCGGTGTAGGTATCTGTTTCATGACGTACGAGACGTTGAAGATGCTTTTAGCGGATGTCAGTGCTGCTATATAG
- the LOC126631241 gene encoding uncharacterized protein LOC126631241 isoform X2, with product MQTEARVGVVVEGGQIALNTGHGGVAVEGGVRSLAQSLPQKQTKPLHQQQSQIGTVSQLLAGGVAGALSKTCTAPLARLTILFQVQGMHSDVATMRKASIWREASRIAGEEGFRAFWKGNLVTIAHRLPYSSVNFYSYEQYKKFLKNVPGLENHSDNLSTDLGVHFVGGGLAGITAASVTYPLDLVRTRLAAQTNVMYYKGIWHTLQTITRDEGIFGLYKGLGATLLGVGPSIAISFSVYETLRASWQSHRPEDSTVLVSLACGSLSGIASSTAVFYAFDAEKTGCGAGSAPSL from the exons ATGCAGACGGAGGCGAGAGTTGGGGTGGTGGTGGAAGGAGGGCAGATTGCTCTGAATACCGGCCATGGAGGCGTGGCCGTCGAAGGCGGCGTGAGGTCGCTGGCGCAGTCGCTGCCGCAGAAACAGACGAAGCCGCTGCACCAACAGCAGTCTCAGATCGGTACGGTGTCACAGCTTCTCGCAGGAGGTGTCGCTGGCGCTCTCAGTAAGACTTGCACGGCGCCTCTTGCTCGGCTCACTATTCTCTTTCAG GTGCAAGGTATGCACTCAGATGTTGCAACGATGCGAAAAGCTAGCATATGGCGTGAGGCCTCCAGAATTGCTGGTGAAGAAGGATTTAGAGCTTTCTGGAAAGGAAATTTGGTGACAATTGCTCATCGTCTTCCATATTCTTCCGTCAATTTCTACTCATATGAGCAGTATAAAAAG TTCCTAAAAAATGTTCCTGGACTGGAAAATCATAGCGACAACTTGAGTACAGACCTTGGTGTGCATTTTGTGGGTGGAGGATTGGCCGGAATAACAGCTGCATCAGTCACATATCCTTTGGATCTTGTAAGGACACGCCTTGCAGCTCAG ACAAATGTGATGTACTACAAAGGAATTTGGCATACACTGCAAACTATTACCCGGGATGAGGGTATTTTTGGCCTCTATAAGGGACTCGGAGCAACCCTCTTG GGTGTTGGGCCCAGTATAGCTATCAGTTTTTCAGTTTATGAGACCTTGAGAGCTTCTTGGCAGTCGCATAG GCCTGAGGATTCTACTGTGTTGGTTAGTCTTGCTTGTGGGAGCCTTTCAGGAATTGCATCATCAACAG CTGTTTTCTATGCTTTTGATGCAGAGAAAACAGGTTGTGGTGCAGGCTCTGCACCAAGTCTCTAA
- the LOC126631241 gene encoding uncharacterized protein LOC126631241 isoform X3, whose product MQTEARVGVVVEGGQIALNTGHGGVAVEGGVRSLAQSLPQKQTKPLHQQQSQIGTVSQLLAGGVAGALSKTCTAPLARLTILFQVQGMHSDVATMRKASIWREASRIAGEEGFRAFWKGNLVTIAHRLPYSSVNFYSYEQYKKFLKNVPGLENHSDNLSTDLGVHFVGGGLAGITAASVTYPLDLVRTRLAAQTNVMYYKGIWHTLQTITRDEGIFGLYKGLGATLLGVGPSIAISFSVYETLRASWQSHRPEDSTVLVSLACGSLSGIASSTEKTGCGAGSAPSL is encoded by the exons ATGCAGACGGAGGCGAGAGTTGGGGTGGTGGTGGAAGGAGGGCAGATTGCTCTGAATACCGGCCATGGAGGCGTGGCCGTCGAAGGCGGCGTGAGGTCGCTGGCGCAGTCGCTGCCGCAGAAACAGACGAAGCCGCTGCACCAACAGCAGTCTCAGATCGGTACGGTGTCACAGCTTCTCGCAGGAGGTGTCGCTGGCGCTCTCAGTAAGACTTGCACGGCGCCTCTTGCTCGGCTCACTATTCTCTTTCAG GTGCAAGGTATGCACTCAGATGTTGCAACGATGCGAAAAGCTAGCATATGGCGTGAGGCCTCCAGAATTGCTGGTGAAGAAGGATTTAGAGCTTTCTGGAAAGGAAATTTGGTGACAATTGCTCATCGTCTTCCATATTCTTCCGTCAATTTCTACTCATATGAGCAGTATAAAAAG TTCCTAAAAAATGTTCCTGGACTGGAAAATCATAGCGACAACTTGAGTACAGACCTTGGTGTGCATTTTGTGGGTGGAGGATTGGCCGGAATAACAGCTGCATCAGTCACATATCCTTTGGATCTTGTAAGGACACGCCTTGCAGCTCAG ACAAATGTGATGTACTACAAAGGAATTTGGCATACACTGCAAACTATTACCCGGGATGAGGGTATTTTTGGCCTCTATAAGGGACTCGGAGCAACCCTCTTG GGTGTTGGGCCCAGTATAGCTATCAGTTTTTCAGTTTATGAGACCTTGAGAGCTTCTTGGCAGTCGCATAG GCCTGAGGATTCTACTGTGTTGGTTAGTCTTGCTTGTGGGAGCCTTTCAGGAATTGCATCATCAACAG AGAAAACAGGTTGTGGTGCAGGCTCTGCACCAAGTCTCTAA
- the LOC126614625 gene encoding protein NRT1/ PTR FAMILY 5.6-like — protein sequence MKHDRLEKRKSGSHALDIFRDDETWVYDSSIDHKGQVPRRASTGVWKASLFIITIEFSERLSWFGLSTNLISYLTGVLHQEIKTAAKTVNFWSGVTTLIPLIGGFLADAYTGRFGMVMVSSFIYLTGLSLLTMSQFVPSLKPCDTTPCRLPPRKLHEVVLFVALYCISLGTGGHKPCLQSFGADQFDDDHPVERIKKMSYFNWWNFATCCGLLLGVTAIVYVQDFLGWGVAVLGLTIFMAFTVVTFFMGKSCYRYRLPEGSPMIPLLQVFVAAIRKRKLAHPSNPALLFEVPKSQAHGRQLLHTNRLRFLDKAAIIEENESTSCLQQKHNPWRLTTLTRVEEVKLLFNMIPIWITSIPFGLCVAQAPTFFVKQAATMNLNITDNFKIPPAAINSLAAIAMLISVAVYDKVLVPVLRKINGNERGMTILQRIGVGMVFSTASMTAAALAETKRLGVHNPKSLSVLWLAPQYIILGFGDGFTLVGLQEYFYDEVPDNMRSIGIALYLSVIGTGSFISSFLIMAVDGITGKAGKSWFGKDLRSSRLDNFYWLLAAVNAVNFFAHVWVSIRYTYKNVERRRVVSDNDSECSSSDQLMP from the exons aTGAAGCATGATAGATTGGAGAAAAGAAAATCAGGCAGTCATGCTTTAGATATATTTAGGGACGACGAGACTTGGGTTTATGATTCATCCATAGATCATAAAGGACAAGTTCCTCGCCGTGCTTCTACCGGTGTTTGGAAAGCTTCTCTGTTTATCATCA CGATTGAATTTAGTGAACGGTTAAGCTGGTTTGGACTATCAACAAATCTCATCTCCTACCTCACCGGAGTGCTTCATCAAGAAATCAAAACAGCAGCCAAAACTGTGAACTTTTGGTCAGGAGTGACAACATTAATACCCTTAATTGGAGGATTTTTAGCAGATGCCTACACTGGCCGATTCGGCATGGTTATGGTTTCATCCTTCATTTATCTAACG GGTCTAAGTCTGCTGACAATGTCGCAGTTCGTCCCTAGTCTAAAGCCCTGTGATACAACCCCCTGCCGACTGCCGCCTCGAAAGCTTCATGAAGTGGTGCTTTTTGTTGCCTTGTATTGCATCTCTCTTGGAACTGGAGGGCACAAACCATGTCTTCAGAGCTTTGGAGCAGATCAATTCGATGACGATCACCCGGTAGAACGAATCAAGAAAATGTCCTACTTCAATTGGTGGAACTTTGCAACCTGCTGTGGGCTGCTTCTTGGGGTGACTGCTATTGTCTATGTTCAAGACTTTTTGGGTTGGGGTGTTGCTGTTCTTGGTCTCACAATCTTCATGGCTTTTACAGTTGTCACCTTCTTTATGGGGAAGTCTTGCTATAGGTATAGGCTCCCAGAAGGAAGCCCTATGATCCCTTTGTTGCAGGTATTTGTTGCGGccataagaaaaagaaagttgGCCCATCCTTCAAACCCTGCTTTGCTATTTGAAGTTCCCAAGTCTCAAGCCCATGGAAGGCAACTACTTCATACAAATAGGCTTAG GTTTCTAGACAAGGCAGCGATCATAGAAGAGAATGAGAGCACATCTTGTTTGCAACAGAAACACAATCCTTGGAGATTGACAACACTGACAAGAGTGGAGGAGGTGAAGCTTCTTTTCAACATGATCCCCATATGGATAACCTCAATACCATTTGGATTATGTGTCGCACAAGCCCCAACATTCTTTGTCAAACAAGCTGCAACAATGAACCTTAATATCACTGACAACTTCAAAATCCCACCAGCCGCAATCAACTCTCTTGCGGCCATTGCAATGTTGATCTCTGTCGCAGTCTATGACAAGGTTCTTGTTCCGGTTCTAAGGAAAATCAACGGCAACGAACGAGGGATGACCATCCTCCAAAGGATTGGAGTTGGCATGGTTTTTTCAACAGCATCAATGACAGCTGCAGCATTAGCTGAAACAAAAAGACTAGGAGTTCATAATCCAAAATCTCTGAGTGTGTTGTGGCTAGCTCCCCAGTACATAATTCTAGGGTTTGGAGATGGGTTCACTCTGGTAGGGCTACAAGAGTACTTCTACGACGAAGTTCCCGACAACATGAGAAGCATAGGGATTGCTTTGTATCTGAGTGTGATAGGAACTGGGAGCTTCATAAGTAGCTTTCTGATTATGGCTGTGGATGGTATCACCGGAAAGGCAGGGAAAAGCTGGTTTGGAAAGGACTTACGTTCAAGCCGTTTGGACAATTTCTATTGGCTTTTGGCAGCAGTGAATGCGGTGAATTTCTTTGCTCATGTGTGGGTATCTATTCGATATACGTACAAAAATGTGGAGAGGAGGAGGGTAGTGTCTGATAATGATTCTGAGTGTAGCAGCAGTGATCAACTTATGCCTTGA
- the LOC126631297 gene encoding ras-related protein Rab2BV-like, which translates to MAYKVDHEYDYLFKIVLIGDSGVGKSNILSRFTRNEFCLESKSTIGVEFATRTLQVEGKTVKAQIWDTAGQERYRAITSAYYRGAVGALLVYDITKRQTFDNAQRWLRELRDHADSNIVIMMAGNKSDLNHLRAVPADDAQILAEKEGLSFLETSALEAFNVENAFQTILLDIYHIISKKALAAQEAVSTGLPQGTTINVANISSDMNKRTCCSN; encoded by the exons ATGGCGTATAAGGTGGATCACGAATATGATTACCTCTTCAAGATTGTATTGATTGGAGATTCGGGTGTCGGAAAATCGAACATTCTTTCGAGGTTTACGAGGAATGAGTTTTGTTTGGAGTCTAAGTCCACCATTGGAGTTGAATTTGCAACTAGGACATTGcag GTAGAGGGGAAGACAGTGAAAGCACAAATATGGGACACGGCAGGTCAAGAGAGGTACCGAGCCATTACGAGTGCTTACTACAGAGGGGCTGTTGGTGCCTTATTGGTGTATGACATAACCAAGAGGCAAACATTTGACAATGCGCAGAGGTGGCTCCGCGAACTAAGAGACCATGCAGACTCTAACATTGTCATAATGATGGCCGGGAACAAATCTGACTTGAATCACCTGAGAGCGGTTCCGGCAGATGATGCTCAAATCTTGGCTGAGAAGGAAGGTCTCTCGTTCCTTGAAACTTCAGCATTGGAGGCCTTCAATGTTGAGAATGCGTTTCAGACCATTTTGTTGGACATTTACCACATAATAAGCAAGAAGGCACTAGCAGCACAGGAGGCAGTTTCTACTGGACTTCCTCAAGGAACTACCATCAATGTTGCAAATATTTCCAGCGACATGAACAAGAGAACTTGTTGCTCTAACTAA